From the genome of Papaver somniferum cultivar HN1 chromosome 2, ASM357369v1, whole genome shotgun sequence, one region includes:
- the LOC113354140 gene encoding salicylate carboxymethyltransferase-like: MEVLQYFHMNGGTSETGYASNSSLQKRGIEVTKPIIQEAILEIINSISSGKDIPKSISIAEMGCSSGPTALLVVSYIIDTIYNNYGALSGSPHPEILVFLNDLSSNDFNLIFKSLQGFYDQLKKTYNSLGDADDDQKQHRCFVAGIPGSFYGRLFPSRSLHFVHSSYSLHWLSQSPQGIKKSNKGNGYMAESSPPSVLEAYLKQFERDFYSFLKCRFEEIVKGGRLVLTVCGRADDTSPSREMRCFGWGLLAEALREMVSQGKIEEGKLDSFNMPLYIPSPSEVKSVILNEGSFIINRLETFEVTSGEAFLLKDEDDDDDYKITAGKNFANFTRALSESLVVSHFGEEIIEELYKRCREIVAPRLSRDRSMKNKHISIVISLTRE; this comes from the exons ATGGAAGTCCTCCAATATTTTCATATGAATGGTGGCACTAGTGAAACAGGTTACGCTTCCAACTCATCCCTGCAGAAAAGAGGTATCGAAGTGACAAAGCCAATAATACAGGAAGCCATACTGGAGATCATTAACTCGATTTCTTCGGGGAAGGATATCCCTAAGAGTATAAGTATTGCAGAAATGGGCTGTTCTTCAGGACCCACTGCGTTGTTGGTTGTTTCCTACATTATAGACACAATATACAACAACTATGGTGCCCTTAGTGGTTCTCCTCATCCTGAGATTCTCGTATTCCTCAACGACCTTTCAAGCAATGACTTCAACTTAATTTTTAAATCCCTGCAAGGTTTTTACGATCAACTCAAGAAAACATATAACAGTTTAGGTGATGCTGACGACGATCAGAAGCAACACCGATGCTTTGTTGCAGGAATCCCAGGTTCGTTTTATGGCAGACTCTTTCCGAGCCGCAGCCTCCATTTTGTTCATTCTTCTTACAGTCTCCACTGGCTGTCTCAG AGTCCACAGGGAATCAAGAAGAGTAATAAGGGCAATGGTTACATGGCAGAATCGAGCCCACCATCAGTCCTAGAAGCATACCTGAAGCAGTTCGAAAGAGATTTCTATTCTTTTTTAAAATGTCGATTTGAAGAAATTGTAAAGGGAGGAAGACTGGTGCTAACGGTCTGCGGTAGAGCTGACGATACCAGTCCGTCTCGCGAAATGCGTTGTTTCGGGTGGGGGTTATTAGCAGAGGCACTCAGAGAGATGGTCTCACAG GGAAAGATTGAAGAGGGGAAATTAGATTCATTTAACATGCCTCTGTATATACCATCTCCTTCGGAGGTGAAATCGGTAATACTTAACGAAGGATCATTTATCATTAACCGACTAGAAACATTTGAAGTGACATCAGGCGAAGCTTTTCTTCTCAaggatgaagacgacgatgatgaCTATAAGATAACTGCAGGTAAGAATTTTGCGAACTTCACGAGAGCTTTATCAGAATCCTTAGTTGTGAGTCACTTTGGGGAAGAGATAATTGAAGAATTGTACAAGAGGTGTAGGGAGATCGTTGCACCCCGCTTGTCCAGAGACCGAAGTATGAAAAATAAGCATATTTCCATTGTCATCTCCCTGACAAGGGAGTGA